The genomic window ACTAGAGTACTTGTATGCAATTCAGAAGatggaaaatacagctttgttaTGCTGTCCCTTTAAGGCTGTACAATGGCAAAACTATTTGTCATTCCAGTTCTGGCTAGGAAGAGGAATAGACTGGAGCTGAAGCATGCTGACCTTCAAGACTTCTGCGAGACCTTCATGTTTCTGCAGTGCACTATCTTGACTGAAAAAAACTACTGCTAAAACTCATTGCTGGTCTGTTTAAAAGCTGAGAACAGCCAAGGCTTGTAGCCAGGCATTCAAACCAGACCAGACCGGTATTTGCTGCAAATTAcacctctcttctctccttgtCCCGACAGATTATATCATGCACTTCACATACGTGTTCTTAATATTGCATGTTACCTCTTCTAATATTACTCCCGTGTGTAACTCCACAAGCATGCCATGTGAACATGCCATCTGCCTCTTCCCAGAAGGTGAGGTACAGGCTGCTGACTTCCTCTAAAACCTCtggttggaaaaacaaaaaaacaaaaaaacaaaaaaaacatgatttcacAACAGACAACAGTAATGCTCACAGTGATATTTCTTAAGCAAGATACAGCTTGGTAGCCCTTAGTTATCCCTGGCCAGCTGCAGTTATACAGGGACCTCTATCTCCTTCCAAGTTAGCATTTCAGCTGCCTCATGGCTTCGGCTGCTCTTTTCCATAGAAGCCAATGATTTGGTTAAAGACTCTAAATCTCAGATACTGAAATTAAGACAAGCGTCAGGTTTGGGGACAAAGTAGCTACGCAACCTGGGGAACAAGACACATCACAGAAGCAAGATGTTCCTGAATTGGTGACTTTGGGGAAGAACTAAAATATTAACCTAAGATATCACTATCTGTCCAAGAGTCTCATCACAGTGAAGTTGTGGTGTGTCATACTACTTAGTATCTGAATTCCATATTCATGTTTTATTAAACCTGTTAATTTTACCATGTGTTAAAGTAACTTATTTTTACCTGAGGATTACCTTAGTGTCATGTGCCCATACACATATTTGATATTGCCGTCACCTGTATCAGAAGCTTCTCCTGGTACTTGTGATTCCTGTCGACAACTTTGTGTATGTACAAAGCCTTGGTCTCCCTGGTGTGATTTCTAGGTTCTGCCCCTGTCGTACCGTGTCTGCTCTTGGTATGTACCAAATATACCAATCCACTTAAGTGCTCAGACCATCTCCAACAGCTTCATTTGATATGAGCATCCTGTGAGGATAGAAAACATTGCTTAAAATTAGTTACAGTTGGCTTTTGAGTTACTGCTcaatttattacaaaaataaaaagccaccCCAGCAGTGTTGATTGAGGTTAGGAAGTGTGAGTTTGGGCTTGGTGTTTACAAAGCCATGTCCAGAAAGGGTGAAACTTCCACCATCAGCCAATTTTACAAAGGGTCACTTGTAGGCTTGTAAACCTGGGTATGCAGCTGCAATTAAAATATGCAGACACACTTAGCATGTACACCAGGTGGCATAACCGTATTCCTTAGCAGCTGCAAACTATTGCTTGTGAGTCAGTGCCAGTTCTGTCTGAAAGCAGTGTTTCTATGCCACTGTAAAAGTACTGTCACATGCTACATCTTACTTGTGAGTAACACATGATGCTCTTCAAAACCCTTGTGCAGCATTCCAACTTGGGTCTTTTTCTTGGCTGTCTTACAGGAAAGGTATGTCGCTTGCAGCAGCAGTAGAGAATATTCTAAGCACACCGCACCGTAACCTGCCtggccagctgctgccacctgaGTTGTAACTGCACGGAACACGGAGCTGTCAGCCACGCTGAGACCTAGAGCAGAAATGTGTGTGATCGCCTCAAGTCACTTCCTGCTCTTTCTGATGCTTGAAGAGTTACATGTTTACTAAGGGGCACGGGTACcttaaaaatattccagaagaACAGAAGTCCTGCACCCAGACGTGActtaggtttttattttaaaagtttcttacTTGTGTCAGTCGGCTTCCTCCAACACCAGTGTCCAGGAGCAGAAATCGCAGGGTAAGAGCAATGATCAATTCTTAGGGTAGAACAAAGAATGATCATACAGAAAGTTAACCAACAAACATTAAACCCAAAGCTAGCCAGTGTAAGAGAGGAACACACTACTAAATATTCCCTCTGCTTTCCAGAGACTTTTGTCTTAAAATCTTACAGATCCATTTGTTTCCCTTGCCAAAACAGCTTGTAACCTGAATCAGTAACCATGCTTTCaatcagtatttcatttttcttgtggGCTTCATCATTTTCAATAAAGCACAGTATACACCTCACTGACTTAACAGGATTCAAGTTTTAATGGATTTGTGACACAGATGAAGCTTGAATTGCGCTACTGAACCAAAAACCAATTTGCTGTTCCCCTACTACTgaacttttatttgaaaataaaaaggtggaTTTTATGTCCACCAAAACCAAACTGAAgtccacagcagcagaaagagtaaatatttctgtgacagaagcagaaaaagccaTTTCCTCTCTCCCTTGCCTGTGGTATCCCAGATGCATTTTTCAGTCCTGGAAAAGCTGTGCTATCAGTACAACTAAGATTCTTTTTGTCAGAACATTATACATCTTAGACACCATAAACTTTGTCAGCTAAAATAAGTAGACAGaccctaaaaaataaaaactagcaAGCAGTAACAAACTTTTGCAGGATGCTCATTTTCATGCTTTAAACATCAGTCTTTGGGTTAATATTAGATAAAAGCAAATCATTTTCATTCCAAGGTTTCTCTGTAAATGTAAATTTCTTTTTAGTTCTTGTTGAAACAGTACTAGAAtggtttcattttgtgttttgctttgtatattTGCGTAAATACACAAAACACTTTAGAACTGCTTTAGCTTTGAGGAGTTCAAGGAAAACATGTACACAGTAATGTTTACATACAAACATACCTGTTGGGTTAGGATCAACATTCTGTCCGTgtccctctgctcctctgccatCCACAGCTGTTAGGTCAGGAACGGCAGAGAACACATccttgcctttttgtttttgtttgctttgtttttctccaagaaGTGAGGGGAACAAGCCCATAAACAAGGGGTTTTCCTAAAGGTACCTGTGTACCATTTTGTCTCTGGGCTGTTttgccttctttctctctcacccCACCCCAAATAAGACTGGAGGTAGCATTTTTTACATGGTATCTAATGGTAGGTACTAACAATAGCTAATATACTTCATTTATtctttggtttgtgttttttgtttttttgacagGGAGATGAAAAGGACTTAGCTACATTTTAGGACTGACCCAGGTGGGCTGGATTTTGTCTTGGCAGGAGCACTTGAAGATTCACGCTGAGAAAGACAAACCAGCCAATGGCTTCAGAATCCTTGGTCTCCGAGCAGGGAAAGCAACATCTGATGAAGGGAAGAAGgaggccacagcagcagcaaacgaGATCTTCCACTGGTGATGCTGAAGATGACGTCTTCGTCTTTGAGGCAAATGAGGCTTGGAAGGATTTTCACAGCTCTCTTCTTCACTTCTTTGAAGCCGGAGAGCTCTGCGACGTGACGCTGAAGGTGACAGTCCCACCCTCATCCGTTGCATTTAACAGGCTGAGGATTAGGCTTTAAATAAGTGTGTTGGAGATGGCAGTGAATTTGAGTGGGAGGGAGGTGTGTGAAAGCAATACAATACTTATTGGATCTGAGGTATGTccaaataagcttttttttttttttgtcatttagaAATTTCACAACTAAAATGTGGATGTTAAAGATACTGACAGTCCCAGAGATCAAGAACGTGACTATCACCTCCCCCAGCTTGCCTTCTAAGCAAGTTCCCACAATTGATCccaatttttctatttttgcatTCTGTGTTGCTCTTACATATCTTTCCTGGCGAACAGGATTTCTGGAACAAATCTAACTCCCAGCATTcgcaaagaagaaaaagaacctCAGTCATGTCATTCTACAACCAATCAAAGAGTAAATGAGATGGAGGGAACCAGTTTTACAATTCTTGCACTGCATTGTGTTTAAACACATTCTTTGCAGCTCAGCTCTATCTTATTTATACTCTGATCacaagaaaattatatttactaTTTGTAGCTGTGGTTGCCAGCACCGACAAACCTTCTTTTGGGGAAGAACATTTCAGAACTGTTAACAACGCATCCCTTCCCTTCACTTCTTTTGACCtcatcttctcctttctcccatccaCCCTTGCAAAAAAGCctgcttttctatttattttataatagtCTTATTGTTTACAGTTGTTACAAGCATCATTAATGTGTGTTCTGGCTAGGGAAATTGGGCATGGAAAATATACTTTCCTGTGGTTGCAATTTAACTTTCCATAAGTTAGACTTTTCttactgttcatttttatttgtgtgaagCTATTttggtaatttaaaaatactggatTGAAGGCTGCCAGTCCTGAAGTGGAGACAAGAATCTGCAGAGGCTAGAACAATGGCTTCTTACACCAGTACCTGAGTACTAACACTGTAACCGTCATAAGCCACAGGAGCACATGGGGAGACTTGTGCTCTGCAAACTTAAGTCAGGAATTTCTCCTGAAGTACTGCTCCTGTCATGTGAGCAGCTCATTCCTGTCTTTGAATCTGTCCTTATGCTCCTCCATGTGTATTTGCTCTTGGAACTGAATGTGCTTACTAAACAGCTTACACTTGTGTTGATAACactattaaaaaggaaagagcGATTCTGTATTGAATCACATCTAGAAAAACTCCAAAATATCCTATAgaatttaaaatccattttttccttttaaatcacTCACACCTTAATCCGAAAATGAAGACGTACGTGAAATCTGTCAATGAAATTTGCTGCTTAACTCCCATCCCTTTATGTTAGTACAGAGTGAGAAATGACCAAGTTTGTAAGAAAGCACTACTATAACACAAGTATTAGGTTGACTATCTTTTAATGTAATTGAAGTCTGCAGATTTCACAGTGAAAAGTTTGTTTCGCAATTTCTgatcagaatttttaaaaatatctttatggGAAATAGTACATCTTTTGAGCACATCTAACTAACTTCTAAAGCCTTGAAATGATTGGTAACCTTTAATAATCCCTATATCTATTTCTACTTGCTCTTATTATTGCAGTTTTACGTGATTTTGCTTCTATGAAGAGCGTTACAGACTCCTCAAACAGTAGTAAAAGTACAGAGGTTtaaattaaatagttttaaaatgtcacttcAGAGGTTTTCCTGAAAAATCTCTACATACTTATAAAAcaaccaagattttttttggcagtCACCTCTTGTCCCCAAGATGCTTTGAGAAGGTTCCTAAGgaagtttgctttaaaaaatgggGCATGGCTcttgaaagacaaaaaagttCAGCAGATGAATGATGCTGCTTCCTTGTGTTATGGCCTTGCCATGCTCTGGTGGCCAAGTTACAGCTCAAATCTGCTTGGGATGCATTGATCTAATGTCAGCAGTACAGAGCAAACACTGTTTGTTTCAGCAAAATACGGGAATTCAATACATATTGAATCTAgattttctacattttcagCTTAACTGGCCTTTCTTGTAGAGCTGAAGGaaagtaactgaaaaaatagttctttcttttctttttctcacaggTTGGTACAAAGCTCATCTCCTGCCACAAACTGGTGCTAGCGTGCGTTATACCTTACTTCAGAGccatgtttctttcagaaatggcTGAAGCCAAGCAGACTTTGATTGAAATCAGGGACTTTGATGGTGATGCAGTAGAAGACCTCGTGAAGTTTGTGTACTCTTCCCGGCTTACACTGACTGTGGACAACGTCCAGCCGCTCCTGTATGCTGCCTGCATTCTTCAGGTGGAACTGGTGGCAAAGGCATGCTGCGAGTACATGAAGCTGCACTTCCATCCCTCCAACTGCCTGGCGGTCAGGGCGTTCGCAGAGAGTCACAACCGCATCGACTTGATGGACATGGCCGATCAGTACGCCTGCGAACACTTCACTGAGGTGGTGGAATGTGAAGACTTTGTGAGAATCTCACCTCAGCACCTGCATAAACTCTTGTCCTCCAATGACCTGaacattgaaaatgaaaagcaagtttACAGTGCTGCTATCAAGTGGCTGCTAGCCAATCCCCAGCATCACGCTACGTGGCTGGATGAAATACTCGCACAGGTAGGGCAGAGTGAGGCACTGGGTGCCTGTCTCGTCCCTGACGTGGTTCTATATCAACTGTTTGTATTTCGGTAGattgtgagaagaaaaatgcttttaccAGATTTGGTGCTTCATCTTGTATTCATAATGGTGTGTTGACAGCAAGAGCAGGTTAGGCCTCAGGAGCATCAGGAACAAATTACGTTCTCCAGTTTCTGTCAAGAAAAGAGTATTCACTGTAAGCTCATCCGAAGAGGGAGCGGGGAGAGCCAGCACAAAGCTCTTTCTGTGCcagagcaggagagcagagaatTCTTAGATTTACATGTAGTGAAGTGGAGAACCTAGAGCCATCGCTTGATATGCTTTGATACTATGCAGCCTGAAACTAACTTCCCTTGCTGGTAAGTATTTGCGCTTGTGAAAGGAGAGCAAAGCTGTTTGTTATATGACTAGGAATGGAGATAAGTCATCAAGTTATGCTACTTCTAGAATGTTTTGTTATACAAACAGCAAAAGACCAAGGTTTTGCAGCCCTGCAAACAAGCCAGGAAACACATTCTAGACCTTTTCAAGGTAGAATATCAGCACTGATTACCGGTAGGATCCAAAAGGAGTTTGCATTTTGATCCTTCAAATGTGTTAAGAATTCAGTGCTTCTGAGAGGAAACCCTTAGGCAGGCATCCCATACAGCAGGGCCACTCAACTGAACATCATCCTGTCAAAACGGTAAGAACAAGCTCTGTATGTGCTGGTTATGGAAGTTTAAAATACAGCACCTGAGGCAGGTAGGCAGAACCTgccctggggaggagggaatgtGCCATGTGCTACAGAGTGCCGCATGTATCATCAGCTGTGGTCTGACGGCTGTCACTGAACACCAGTTTGAACGCGCTGCATTCATCAGAATTTCTGATATTTGCATCACGCGAGTAACATGCTGCTCTCGTTGCCTCAAcgcattattttttcatttttccctatAAAAGATCTCAACTGTTTATTAAGTGACTTCCAAAAATTTTCAGCTGTATCTAGACtagcataattttttttttgatacaaaAACCCTTCTTTAGCGCACTATTAATTAAATTTACAGGCTATATAagttgaaaattttaaaaagaagaattagGTTGGTGTTTACAACCCAGTTATGCTAGCAGATAAGATTAATGGCTTTATTCTATTCATGGAAACGAGAGTCCAGAGCAAAACAATGAGAAAGTAAAACCCTTCCTGCAAATACAGGTTGCTTGCCAAAATGCATTCAGCCGGCAGTTGCATTTGACATTATTGCTAGCAGGAAACAGGACGGGCCTTCCTGACAGTTATTATCAACACCACAGTAAGTTTTATGGGCTTCAGTGTTACAATGAGGGTCTGAATTTTCATCAGCCTTGTGTTGTTACTCCATTATTAACCCTGTGAGCCTATTAGCAGGTCTATGGTAGTGCTTTGGGGCAGCCTAAAATAACATGGGGccacagggaaggaagaaataggATTGAAAGCAAGTGGTTAAGGAATAATTGCTAGAGAGACCTGCTTACTTGAAAGACAGGGATACTTGCCAGCCATGaacagtgctgctctgctgctctgagaaGCCCCGGAGGAGCTGGATTTGTCCCTCACCATTCTTGCTGAGCTGCCTGAGAGCTGTGTGACGGCGCTGACTGCAGCCCTTAGCAAGCCAGGCAGTGCTTTACTTCAGTTCACCCCTGTCCAGACCTGTCCCGCctgttggccttcctgctggCGCCCCACTCTGATTGTCCTTCATATTCCTCATTGTTTCTCTCAGAAGCACCAACGTGAGGTCTGCAGAAATTAATTCCTAGTGGGAGGGACATTTCAAGGCAGTCTTTGAGAGGCTGACCCTGTTTCAGAGCTGCTCTGTCACTGGGGGTTGCTCAAGGCAGAGACTGCTGGTGGCCAAGCAGCACTGTCCCACTCAGGCAGtgcctggtggtggtgggtaCCACCACCCATCAGGAAAACTCAAATCTGAGCAGTGTAAATGTCACGGTATCAacaggcagctgccagcacagttACAGCCTTACAGCTCTCTAACCTTCATGTCTCTGCCTTATGTTTTTTTGGTATTAATCTTTTTATAGTCTTTAACCTGCTCCTGATACATTCCAATATTTATCTGACATCAAGATTTTGATCTTAATTTGAGTGGTGTGTCCAGCACTGTagctccctctgctccctgtgggcTTTGGCAATTAGCTGTCCATGGCCTGTTTCTTTTTATCCTGCAGCCTATCAAGTCATCCTAGAGAAGGATATAACTGCGCAGTCAGTAACACCTCCCCAATATTCACTTAGTTCACACTGACAGACTTGTCACCCAAGATAAAACTCTAGAAATAAAGTCCTTTTGCACAGGCACAGCAGTGAGCTGAAAATTGGTGCCCTCACCAGACTAACCTGAAAGGGGCGATCCCATTGAAACAGGAGACCCTGCTTGGGAAGGAACCCCTGGCCACGCTCAGTGCACCTGCAGCCACGGCCCTCCTGGTACAGCCAAGCTGCCCTTCTTCCCCCACTGTGAATGCGTTGCCTACAAATGCAAATAGTTGTAGCAAACATTTGTCACTAAAACGAACTGTTTGTCTCAGTGTtgctctggaaaagaaaacgGAAGTTGCTCTTTTTCCCAAAGAGCACGGGGCTGACAGTAGGCTCGGAAGTTGCAGTCTGTTACGTGTACGTCGCTGTAAATGGTTAGATTCAGTTTAGCCAGTTACTCCAACTGTGTTCATTTCTGTCAGGTACGACTGCCTCTCTTGCCCATTTGTTTCCTTATGGGTGTGGTGGCAAAGGAAGAGATTGTCAAGCAGAATCTAAAATGTAGGGATTTGCTGGATGAAGCAAGGAACTACCACCTTCACctgagcagcagggcagtgccagACTTTGAATACTCCATTCGCACAACACCAAGGAAGCAGACTGCTGGTAATTAAATGTGTGTCTGATTATCCAGTATGAAGTGGTGTGGAGAAAAGACAGCGCATCTGCGTAGGGCTAGACAGCTTGGTATAAATGGTTGTTAATGCATAGCTGGGAAAACCATTGTGTACCTCTGTGGTGATTAGGTTCTGTGCTACCTTTTCTTAACAGAActtgagtgtttttttgttgttgtttagagCAGTATTTATTCTGATCAGCCAGAACTGTTACGTGTATTATGTGCAGGCAGTATGCtcaaagctctgcagaaagcaatGGGCACTTACCTTTTGGTGTGAGAAGGCTGAGCTAGCTTTTAGATTCTCTGCCTAACCTACACCAAAAGCAAGTGATGAGTATTACGCTGCAAATTCTAATTTCTACATTCAGTTAAGATTTAACTAACAATCAGTTTCTCTCCCTAAGCAAATCAGAAAACATACTTAAAATACGCATTGCTTTTGCAAGAGAGTAGACAGTTAATTGCCCTAGCAGCATGCCAAACAAAGCCCAAAGTCCAGCATCCAATATGCAGGGCAATGACTGTGCCCCTTGAAGGGAAATAATACAGCTTCTCCTGAACTACGTAGTGTTCCCTCTACTCTGCTGTGCGTTTTTATCCCCGTTTTCCCTGCTAGCTCTCTGGAAACCTGTTATGTCTCCTTCAGGTGTGCTCTTCTGTGTCGGTGGTCGAGGAGGATCAGGCGACCCATTTCGCAGCATTGAATGTTACTCTATAAATAAGAACAACTGGTTCTTCGGCCCTGAAATGAACAGCAGGAGAAGACACGTGGGTGTCATCTCTGTGGGAGGTCAGTAACCTACTCAAGAAACCCTGTTCAAAAGGGACTTGTTTGCACATTTTGCTGGACTTGGTGCTATTGCTAAATAAATGCCTTGCATGGCTTCTCAAATTCATGTTAGCAAAGCTTCTTCCCCATGAAGGGCTGTTGCTTCTGATACAATCTCAGAGCACAAATCCCTAAAGTGGAGTTACTCAGCAGTCACCAAGACTTCGCTAGAACTCATGCTAGCTTCCTTCACAATAAAATCCATACAAGCAAATTGCTAGGACTGTAAGGACAGACCTACCTTCAGTTTTGGGTCATCGTCTTCTGCAGCCAGGCTTGGGCAGTCCAGAGCAGCTTAGCACTCACGATGCAGCTCTCCTTTGTACATGGTATCCCCtgcgctgctgcagcagaacagAGATCTGCTTTCCCTGTAGAAAATCTGGAGAGGCTGAGGTAAAGATCTGAAACGGATCTGATCCGCGCTACTTGAGCTACAGGAACATTCCCTGTTTACTTATCTCAAGGTTTGTGTAAAGTCTATGATAAAACAGCTCTCTAGTTGAGTACAGCATATAAAAATATCAGGTCCATAACTTAATAAAACCCTGATACggaaaacctttaaaaacattaacCTTTGTTTGAGCTTATTTCTCCACGTAGGCAGGGAGACTCTACAAGGGAAAACTGAAACACTGCCAGGCAATCTCTGTATCCAAACAGATATCTCTGCATGCCTTTCAGGTAAAGTCTATGCAGTAGGCGGACATGATGGAAACGAACACTTAGGAAGCATGGAAGTGTTTGATCCTCTCACAAACAAGTGGATGATGAAGGCATCGATGAACACAAAGAGGTATGTGTCCCAGGATCCATATGGGACAAAATTTAAGTCCTACTCCACGATACATCATTTCTTGTTAACGCTAAAAAACTGTGTCTCTGTCCTGCCTTTATTTGGGTTTccaaacttttgttttgtttttttcctattttgtggCCTGAATCCTAACAAACAATATCTGTAGAGCAGTATCTTTTGCCCCCCCCCTCAGtatccttgttttgtttttcgtTTTGGTGGGCTGGCTTTTGAAGCAGAGAGAACTCTTCCACTGCAGCCCTACTTATATTCTGATAACTAGGGCCTTTTTGCTAAGACAGATAAAGATTCTGAAACTGGTTAAGTGTTTTTGTATGTTATCTCTTTGAAGCAATGAGCAAGATACATCAGCATGACATGCACAGTAAAATAGTTAAGTCCAGTAGTTGCCTGATTTTTGCCCCTGGAAGCACTAAAACACTGAAAGATACATCGTGgatttttcttggcttttgctACTGTAAGACTCTTCTATGGAGTTATAGGACTCtcagatctcttttttttccccgttaCTTAAATCAACCTCATTAATTCTACATTTAATTTCATAACTTGTTGCTTCTAAAAGTGACATGTAGAACTAGGAGTGAAATACTGGCCATGGCTGCACCCTAACACAATTTGTGGCTGTGACCTAATCAAAGGAGAAGGCCCAGAGTTGTAGAAATGTCTtcttgctcctcttcctccctcctgccaccATGCTGGGCATATTCTTTATGACCTTCAGTTCTGGATTTCTGTGACATTTCTTTCTCAGGAGGTTGGTAAATGAAATGGCTGCTGTGCCTTGGCCACACCCCACCCCTCCAGTTCAAGAAGGCAGTGCCAGAACATTTTGCTGAGAGAAAACTGCCCCCATTGGCTGTGACTACAAGTTACCTGCTGAGGCAATATCAGATAAGCCCAGGATATTGCCACACCCTTTATTCTGTTGAGGAATTCTGCACACATAAGTGTCTGCAAACTTGCCCTCTGTGCAATAACACAAGAATATTCTCAGAGAAACAGTAAATCAGACATCTTGGTAATTTCAGTAGTATCTCACCAGTTTCATTCTAGACCATGCTTTACACGAAGCTCTCCAACAATGACACATTTCATTTCACACTCTAATTGTACTCTCATATTGCTAGGTTTTGCAGCACAAGTTTGCCTGTTAGTATGTATTATCACCCATCAAAAACTGATTTGCAAGCCATAGCAGCACCATACTAACAAAGTTAAAACCAGCAGATTTTAGTTCTCCACCAGACACAACAAAGTAAGACAGGAGATGCAAGATTCAGTATTCAGGTAGAGTAATCTAATAACTAAGAAAACCTCATATATTCACACAGTTGCTTAGAATACTTAGGTCTTTGACAACATGCAATCAAAACAGTATTCCATGCTGCCTGGCCTTTTTTCTtaccttctttccttttttttttttttttaataggactTTCTCTTTTTGCAGTCTTAAAATATTGTAGCTTCAACAGTCCTGTTCATGGATGGCACAATAACATACAGGTGAAGCTGAGGTGAAGTTAAGATAAAACTCTAGATCCCCTCTAATACATACAAAAGACTTTCTAGGTAATGCTGTGAGACTGACACAGCTGTGCAGGGAATCAGCCACAGTTCCtgatcattatttatttaaaacttcacCTGATAGGCTTTCATTACTTTTCTCCCATATTTTGACATACTTGCCAGTCAGGTAATGTTGCACCTGATGCacatttcccattccctttaAGGGTTTGCACTGTGGTATTGATCCTATGGTTTTCTTAGGAGAGGAATCGCTCTTGCCTCCCTCGGCGGCCCCATTTACGCAATAGGAGGCTTAGATGACAACACGTGCTTCAGCGACGTGGAAAGATACGACATTGAGTCTGATCGATGGAGTGCGATAGCTCCCATGAACACTCCCAGGGGAGGAGTTGGCTCCGTAGCCCTCATGGTGAGTTACTGCTTCCTCCCAGCTGACCTCAGGGACTGCTTTTCAAATCTTGTTTTACAAGGCAGAACACAGGACTTAAACCAAATGCAACTGGTAGGGCCGAGCTCCTCTGGCTGTCAGAATCCTACAGAAGCTTGCAAAAGGTGTGGGTAGTTAGGATAATACTCTTGTCAAACTGTACTCCCTGTGTGAGAAGTACTTGAGGTACTGTGAGCAAGCACGAGAACACTTCTAAAAACAACAGGGGAGAGTGAGGCTAATGCTGCAGGTCTCATTCAGGAGCCTCTGCTTTGTTATCGCTGCCATCTTTGAATGCGTTACATTTTGTCTCCACTGTAATCCTCCCCGTGTACTCTGCAAAATATCTGCAACAACACACAACCTTTTCACTTCTTTagctggaaaacagcatttgcaaGTTAGATAAAGTTGTTGGAATTCCTGTGTCAAGGTAAATAATTAGGAGGGTATGGCTATACTGTATTTTCCTGTAATTCTAACATTGCCTATGAAAAGCTACCTAAATACAAACGTATTACAAATAATCTTTCTCTATACAAATGTTTCAGAACCACGTTTACGCAGTGGGTGGCAACGACGGTGTAGCATCTCTTTCCAGTGTGGAGAAATACGATCCCCACTTGGATAAGTGGATAGAAGTGAAAGAGATGGGCCAGCGGAGAGCTGGCAACGGCGTCAGTGAGCTCCACGGATGCCTGTACGTTGTTGGTGAGTAGGTGTGGGGCATTTCATC from Anas acuta chromosome 4, bAnaAcu1.1, whole genome shotgun sequence includes these protein-coding regions:
- the KLHL8 gene encoding kelch-like protein 8; the encoded protein is MASESLVSEQGKQHLMKGRRRPQQQQTRSSTGDAEDDVFVFEANEAWKDFHSSLLHFFEAGELCDVTLKVGTKLISCHKLVLACVIPYFRAMFLSEMAEAKQTLIEIRDFDGDAVEDLVKFVYSSRLTLTVDNVQPLLYAACILQVELVAKACCEYMKLHFHPSNCLAVRAFAESHNRIDLMDMADQYACEHFTEVVECEDFVRISPQHLHKLLSSNDLNIENEKQVYSAAIKWLLANPQHHATWLDEILAQVRLPLLPICFLMGVVAKEEIVKQNLKCRDLLDEARNYHLHLSSRAVPDFEYSIRTTPRKQTAGVLFCVGGRGGSGDPFRSIECYSINKNNWFFGPEMNSRRRHVGVISVGGKVYAVGGHDGNEHLGSMEVFDPLTNKWMMKASMNTKRRGIALASLGGPIYAIGGLDDNTCFSDVERYDIESDRWSAIAPMNTPRGGVGSVALMNHVYAVGGNDGVASLSSVEKYDPHLDKWIEVKEMGQRRAGNGVSELHGCLYVVGGFDDNSPLSSVERFDPRSNKWEYVAELTTPRGGVGIATLMGRIFAVGGHNGNAYLNTVEAFDPIVNRWELVGSVSHCRAGAGVAVCSCLSSQIRDVGQGSSNVVDCM